The following coding sequences lie in one Anguilla anguilla isolate fAngAng1 chromosome 14, fAngAng1.pri, whole genome shotgun sequence genomic window:
- the coq4 gene encoding ubiquinone biosynthesis protein COQ4 homolog, mitochondrial isoform X3: MSVSLGRRQHTDLGSESQYDRLYQGHIPTNPFQKALLAVGSGVAALQDPYRHDMVAVLGETTGHLALRSMRDQMKSDPEGCSILLERPRIRLSTLDLSHMRTLPEGSLGREYLRFLEDNQVTPDSRADVKFVDSEELAYVMQRYREVHDLLHTLLGMPTNMLGEVAVKWFEAAQTGLPMCILGAALGPLRLSSRRLQPLVTSLGPWALRSGRRARCVLSVFYERRWEQSLESLREELGIDPPPLTLRTARRASPPDS, from the exons ATGTCAG TGAGCCTTGGGCGCCGCCAGCACACAGACTTGGGTTCGGAGAGCCAGTATGACCGACTGTACCAGGGTCACATCCCCACTAACCCCTTTCAGAAGGCCCTGCTAGCTGTGGGCTCAGGGGTGGCTGCCCTGCAGGACCCCTACAGGCATG ACATGGTGGCAGTGTTGGGAGAGACGACGGGTCACCTGGCCTTGAGGAGTATGCGGGACCAGATGAAGAGCGATCCTGAGGGGTGCAGCATTCTCCT AGAGCGTCCACGCATCCGTCTGTCCACTCTGGACCTTTCCCACATGAGGACCCTGCCGGAGGGGTCCCTAGGGAGGGAGTACCTCCGTTTCCTGGAGGACAAT CAAGTGACCCCTGACTCGCGGGCGGATGTGAAGTTTGTGGACAGTGAGGAGCTAGCGTACGTCATGCAGCGCTATCGCGAAGTGCACGACCTCCTGCACACGCTGCTCGGAATGCCCACGAACATGCTGG GCGAGGTTGCAGTGAAGTGGTTTGAAGCTGCTCAGACCGGCTTGCCcatgtgcattctgggagctgcaCTGGGACCTCTACGCCTCTCTAGTAG ACGGCTGCAGCCGCTGGTCACGTCCCTGGGCCCGTGGGCGCTGCGAAGCGGGAGACGGGCGCGCTGCGTTCTGAGCGTCTTCTACGAGCGCCGCTGGGAGCAGAGCCTGGAGTCGCTGCGGGAGGAGCTGGGCATCGACCCGCCGCCGCTGACGCTTCGGACAGCCCGCAGGGCGTCCCCTCCTGACTCCTGA
- the traf2b gene encoding TNF receptor-associated factor 2 isoform X1, with protein sequence MEMGVCFPWTPPRSTDCIRKSQTGRSSRTAQEGPVSDLKEGMARSSPLTSLPGMPRELLAVPMEPKYLCLQCRGVLRKPFQAQCGHRFCVHCLTQLTSSGPKPCQACQQEAIFEEPQSILKISDAFPDNAARREIDSLPANCPNEGCSWKGKIKEYEEGHEGKCEFERTTCEACHAVILRKDQSLHNERECEERTLNCKYCKVTFNFKQIKAHDEVCQRFPVQCKDCGKKKIPREKFPDHVLSCVKSRTACSFGVVGCSAVVESEKRTDHEQSSYLEHLRLLLDEVGRLRQQADGPGEWQEDSGLGLYRAPEEGAPLAGSGGRDVGGARGAQAGDLLVKKVAALENIVCVLNRELERTGLTLEAFTRQHHLDQEKIDGLSNKVRQLERTINMRDLQLAETEGTLRELTYCTYDGVFIWKITEFSRRRQEALAGRAPAMFSPAFYSSKYGYKMCLRLYLNGDGTGRGSHLSLFFVVMRGKYDALLKWPFSQKVTLMLLDQNNREHIIDAFRPDVSSTSFQRPISEMNIASGCPLFCPLAKLAGKSSYLRDDTVFIKAIVDLTGL encoded by the exons ATGGAGATGGGCGTCTGTTTTCCCTGGACACCGCCACGGAGTACAGATTGTATACGGAAAAGTCAAACGGGCAGGTCAAGCAGGACAGCGCAG GAAGGCCCTGTTTCTGATCTAAAGGAGGGGATGGCCCGCTCTAGCCCCCTCACGTCCCTGCCCGGGATGCCGCGCGAGCTGCTGGCCGTTCCCATGGAGCCCAAGTACCTGTGCCTGCAGTGCCGGGGGGTCCTGAGGAAGCCTTTCCAGGCACAGTGTGGCCACCGCTTCTGCGTGCACTGCCTCACGCAGCTCACCAG ctcagGACCTAAGCCTTGCCAAGCGTGTCAGCAGGAGGCAATATTTGAAGAACCGCAGTCCATCCTCAAAATAAGCGAC gCTTTCCCAGACAATGCAGCACGAAGGGAAATTGACAGCCTGCCAGCCAACTGCCCCAATGAAGGCTGCTCCTGGaaggggaaaataaaggaatatgag GAGGGACACGAGGGAAAGTGCGAGTTTGAGCGCACCACGTGCGAGGCGTGCCACGCCGTGATCCTGCGCAAGGACCAGAGCCTGCACAACGAGCGGGAGTGCGAGGAGAGGACCCTCAACTGCAAGTACTGCAAGGTCACCTTCAACTTCAAACAAATCAAG GCTCATGATGAAGTTTGCCAGAGGTTTCCTGTTCAGTGCAAGGACTGCGGAAAGAAGAAGATCCCCAGGGAAAAG tttcCAGACCACGTCCTGTCGTGCGTGAAGTCCCGGACGGCCTGCTCGTTCGGCGTGGTCGGCTGCTCGGCTGTG GTGGAGAGCGAGAAGCGGACGGACCATGAGCAGTCCAGCTACCTGGAGCACCTGCGCCTCCTGCTGGATGAGGTGGGGCGACTGCGCCAGCAGGCTGACGGGCCCGGAGAATGGCAGGAGGACTCCGGGCTGGGGCTGTACCGCGCCCCGGAGGAAGGGGCACCCCTCGCTGGCAGCGGGGGCAGGGacgtgggcggggccagagggGCCCAGGCCGGCGACCTCCTGGTGAAGAAGGTGGCGGCGCTGGAGAACATTGTGTGCGTGCTGAACCGCGAGCTGGAGAGAACGGGCCTCACTCTGGAGGCCTTCACCCGCCAGCACCACCTGGACCAGGAGAAGATCGACGGACTCAGCAATAAG GTGCGGCAGCTGGAGCGCACGATAAACATGCGGGACTTGCAGCTGGCCGAGACTGAAGGCACCCTGCGGGAGCTCACCTACTGCACCTACGACGGCGTCTTCATCTGGAAGATCACCGAATTCTCCCGCCGCCGCCAGGAGGCTTTGGCCGGACGAGCCCCCGCCATGTTCTCCCCAG CGTTCTACTCCAGCAAGTACGGCTACAAAATGTGCCTGAGGCTGTACCTCAACGGGGACGGGACGGGCCGCGGGTCGCACCTCTcgcttttttttgtggtgatgAGGGGCAAATACGACGCCCTGCTCAAGTGGCCCTTCAGTCAGAAG gTTACGCTGATGCTGCTGGATCAGAACAACCGGGAGCACATCATCGACGCCTTCCGGCCCGACGTCAGCTCCACCTCCTTCCAGAGGCCCATCAGCGAGATGAACATCGCCAGCGGCTGCCCGCTCTTCTGCCCGCTGGCCAAGCTGGCGGGCAAGAGCTCCTACCTGCGGGACGACACCGTCTTCATCAAGGCCATCGTCGACCTCACGGGCCTCTAG
- the coq4 gene encoding ubiquinone biosynthesis protein COQ4 homolog, mitochondrial isoform X2, translating into MSLINVRTLRAFTTARRTTRGPLWAVLPVSLGRRQHTDLGSESQYDRLYQGHIPTNPFQKALLAVGSGVAALQDPYRHDMVAVLGETTGHLALRSMRDQMKSDPEGCSILLERPRIRLSTLDLSHMRTLPEGSLGREYLRFLEDNQVTPDSRADVKFVDSEELAYVMQRYREVHDLLHTLLGMPTNMLGEVAVKWFEAAQTGLPMCILGAALGPLRLSSRRLQPLVTSLGPWALRSGRRARCVLSVFYERRWEQSLESLREELGIDPPPLTLRTARRASPPDS; encoded by the exons ATGTCGTTGATAAACGTCCGAACTCTCCGAGCCTTCACCACAGCACGGCGCACAACTCGGGGTCCTTTGTGGGCAGTTCTCCCAG TGAGCCTTGGGCGCCGCCAGCACACAGACTTGGGTTCGGAGAGCCAGTATGACCGACTGTACCAGGGTCACATCCCCACTAACCCCTTTCAGAAGGCCCTGCTAGCTGTGGGCTCAGGGGTGGCTGCCCTGCAGGACCCCTACAGGCATG ACATGGTGGCAGTGTTGGGAGAGACGACGGGTCACCTGGCCTTGAGGAGTATGCGGGACCAGATGAAGAGCGATCCTGAGGGGTGCAGCATTCTCCT AGAGCGTCCACGCATCCGTCTGTCCACTCTGGACCTTTCCCACATGAGGACCCTGCCGGAGGGGTCCCTAGGGAGGGAGTACCTCCGTTTCCTGGAGGACAAT CAAGTGACCCCTGACTCGCGGGCGGATGTGAAGTTTGTGGACAGTGAGGAGCTAGCGTACGTCATGCAGCGCTATCGCGAAGTGCACGACCTCCTGCACACGCTGCTCGGAATGCCCACGAACATGCTGG GCGAGGTTGCAGTGAAGTGGTTTGAAGCTGCTCAGACCGGCTTGCCcatgtgcattctgggagctgcaCTGGGACCTCTACGCCTCTCTAGTAG ACGGCTGCAGCCGCTGGTCACGTCCCTGGGCCCGTGGGCGCTGCGAAGCGGGAGACGGGCGCGCTGCGTTCTGAGCGTCTTCTACGAGCGCCGCTGGGAGCAGAGCCTGGAGTCGCTGCGGGAGGAGCTGGGCATCGACCCGCCGCCGCTGACGCTTCGGACAGCCCGCAGGGCGTCCCCTCCTGACTCCTGA
- the coq4 gene encoding ubiquinone biosynthesis protein COQ4 homolog, mitochondrial isoform X1: MSLINVRTLRAFTTARRTTRGPLWAVLPAVSLGRRQHTDLGSESQYDRLYQGHIPTNPFQKALLAVGSGVAALQDPYRHDMVAVLGETTGHLALRSMRDQMKSDPEGCSILLERPRIRLSTLDLSHMRTLPEGSLGREYLRFLEDNQVTPDSRADVKFVDSEELAYVMQRYREVHDLLHTLLGMPTNMLGEVAVKWFEAAQTGLPMCILGAALGPLRLSSRRLQPLVTSLGPWALRSGRRARCVLSVFYERRWEQSLESLREELGIDPPPLTLRTARRASPPDS; the protein is encoded by the exons ATGTCGTTGATAAACGTCCGAACTCTCCGAGCCTTCACCACAGCACGGCGCACAACTCGGGGTCCTTTGTGGGCAGTTCTCCCAG CAGTGAGCCTTGGGCGCCGCCAGCACACAGACTTGGGTTCGGAGAGCCAGTATGACCGACTGTACCAGGGTCACATCCCCACTAACCCCTTTCAGAAGGCCCTGCTAGCTGTGGGCTCAGGGGTGGCTGCCCTGCAGGACCCCTACAGGCATG ACATGGTGGCAGTGTTGGGAGAGACGACGGGTCACCTGGCCTTGAGGAGTATGCGGGACCAGATGAAGAGCGATCCTGAGGGGTGCAGCATTCTCCT AGAGCGTCCACGCATCCGTCTGTCCACTCTGGACCTTTCCCACATGAGGACCCTGCCGGAGGGGTCCCTAGGGAGGGAGTACCTCCGTTTCCTGGAGGACAAT CAAGTGACCCCTGACTCGCGGGCGGATGTGAAGTTTGTGGACAGTGAGGAGCTAGCGTACGTCATGCAGCGCTATCGCGAAGTGCACGACCTCCTGCACACGCTGCTCGGAATGCCCACGAACATGCTGG GCGAGGTTGCAGTGAAGTGGTTTGAAGCTGCTCAGACCGGCTTGCCcatgtgcattctgggagctgcaCTGGGACCTCTACGCCTCTCTAGTAG ACGGCTGCAGCCGCTGGTCACGTCCCTGGGCCCGTGGGCGCTGCGAAGCGGGAGACGGGCGCGCTGCGTTCTGAGCGTCTTCTACGAGCGCCGCTGGGAGCAGAGCCTGGAGTCGCTGCGGGAGGAGCTGGGCATCGACCCGCCGCCGCTGACGCTTCGGACAGCCCGCAGGGCGTCCCCTCCTGACTCCTGA
- the traf2b gene encoding TNF receptor-associated factor 2 isoform X2, which yields MARSSPLTSLPGMPRELLAVPMEPKYLCLQCRGVLRKPFQAQCGHRFCVHCLTQLTSSGPKPCQACQQEAIFEEPQSILKISDAFPDNAARREIDSLPANCPNEGCSWKGKIKEYEEGHEGKCEFERTTCEACHAVILRKDQSLHNERECEERTLNCKYCKVTFNFKQIKAHDEVCQRFPVQCKDCGKKKIPREKFPDHVLSCVKSRTACSFGVVGCSAVVESEKRTDHEQSSYLEHLRLLLDEVGRLRQQADGPGEWQEDSGLGLYRAPEEGAPLAGSGGRDVGGARGAQAGDLLVKKVAALENIVCVLNRELERTGLTLEAFTRQHHLDQEKIDGLSNKVRQLERTINMRDLQLAETEGTLRELTYCTYDGVFIWKITEFSRRRQEALAGRAPAMFSPAFYSSKYGYKMCLRLYLNGDGTGRGSHLSLFFVVMRGKYDALLKWPFSQKVTLMLLDQNNREHIIDAFRPDVSSTSFQRPISEMNIASGCPLFCPLAKLAGKSSYLRDDTVFIKAIVDLTGL from the exons ATGGCCCGCTCTAGCCCCCTCACGTCCCTGCCCGGGATGCCGCGCGAGCTGCTGGCCGTTCCCATGGAGCCCAAGTACCTGTGCCTGCAGTGCCGGGGGGTCCTGAGGAAGCCTTTCCAGGCACAGTGTGGCCACCGCTTCTGCGTGCACTGCCTCACGCAGCTCACCAG ctcagGACCTAAGCCTTGCCAAGCGTGTCAGCAGGAGGCAATATTTGAAGAACCGCAGTCCATCCTCAAAATAAGCGAC gCTTTCCCAGACAATGCAGCACGAAGGGAAATTGACAGCCTGCCAGCCAACTGCCCCAATGAAGGCTGCTCCTGGaaggggaaaataaaggaatatgag GAGGGACACGAGGGAAAGTGCGAGTTTGAGCGCACCACGTGCGAGGCGTGCCACGCCGTGATCCTGCGCAAGGACCAGAGCCTGCACAACGAGCGGGAGTGCGAGGAGAGGACCCTCAACTGCAAGTACTGCAAGGTCACCTTCAACTTCAAACAAATCAAG GCTCATGATGAAGTTTGCCAGAGGTTTCCTGTTCAGTGCAAGGACTGCGGAAAGAAGAAGATCCCCAGGGAAAAG tttcCAGACCACGTCCTGTCGTGCGTGAAGTCCCGGACGGCCTGCTCGTTCGGCGTGGTCGGCTGCTCGGCTGTG GTGGAGAGCGAGAAGCGGACGGACCATGAGCAGTCCAGCTACCTGGAGCACCTGCGCCTCCTGCTGGATGAGGTGGGGCGACTGCGCCAGCAGGCTGACGGGCCCGGAGAATGGCAGGAGGACTCCGGGCTGGGGCTGTACCGCGCCCCGGAGGAAGGGGCACCCCTCGCTGGCAGCGGGGGCAGGGacgtgggcggggccagagggGCCCAGGCCGGCGACCTCCTGGTGAAGAAGGTGGCGGCGCTGGAGAACATTGTGTGCGTGCTGAACCGCGAGCTGGAGAGAACGGGCCTCACTCTGGAGGCCTTCACCCGCCAGCACCACCTGGACCAGGAGAAGATCGACGGACTCAGCAATAAG GTGCGGCAGCTGGAGCGCACGATAAACATGCGGGACTTGCAGCTGGCCGAGACTGAAGGCACCCTGCGGGAGCTCACCTACTGCACCTACGACGGCGTCTTCATCTGGAAGATCACCGAATTCTCCCGCCGCCGCCAGGAGGCTTTGGCCGGACGAGCCCCCGCCATGTTCTCCCCAG CGTTCTACTCCAGCAAGTACGGCTACAAAATGTGCCTGAGGCTGTACCTCAACGGGGACGGGACGGGCCGCGGGTCGCACCTCTcgcttttttttgtggtgatgAGGGGCAAATACGACGCCCTGCTCAAGTGGCCCTTCAGTCAGAAG gTTACGCTGATGCTGCTGGATCAGAACAACCGGGAGCACATCATCGACGCCTTCCGGCCCGACGTCAGCTCCACCTCCTTCCAGAGGCCCATCAGCGAGATGAACATCGCCAGCGGCTGCCCGCTCTTCTGCCCGCTGGCCAAGCTGGCGGGCAAGAGCTCCTACCTGCGGGACGACACCGTCTTCATCAAGGCCATCGTCGACCTCACGGGCCTCTAG